The Cellulophaga sp. RHA19 genome includes the window GCAAGGTCTATTTCTTTGTTACTAATTAAAACTCCACCAAAAGCAGAAACAGGATCACCAGCTAAAGCATCTACATAAGCTTGGTGTAATGTTTCTCTAGAAGCTAAACCACAAGCGTTGTTGTGCTTTAATATTGCAAACGTAGGTTCATCATTTTTAAATTCACCCATTAGGTTTACGGCAGCATCCACATCTAATAAGTTGTTGTAACTTAATTCTTTACCGTGTAGTTTGTTAAACATTGCTTCAAAATCTCCGTAAAAGAATCCTTTTTGGTGCGGATTTTCTCCGTAACGTAAAGCCTTCCCGTTAGTTTCGCTAATTTTTAAAACAGTTTCTTCTTGCTCTTTATTAAAGTAGTTAAAAATAGCAGTATCGTAATGAGAAGATACATTAAAAGATTTGGCAGCAAAACGCTTACGATCTTCTAAAGTAGTTGTGCCGTTACCAGTAGTAATTATATCTAAAACTTCACTGTAATCTTCCATAGAAGAAACACAAAGTACATCTTTAAAGTTTTTAGCAGCGGCTCTAATTAAAGAAATACCACCTATATCAATTTTTTCAATAATATCTTGCTCTGGTGCACCACTAGCAACAGTTTTTTCAAAAGGATATAAATCTACAATTACAATATCTAACTGAGGAATGTCAAATTCAGTTAACTGAGCCTGATCATTCTCGTTTTCTTGTCTATTTAAAATACCACCAAAAACTTTAGGGTGCAAGGTCTTTACACGTCCTCCTAAAATAGATGGGTAGCTAGTTACATCTTCTACAGGTATAACATTAATTCCTAAGTCTTTAATAAATTTTTCTGTGCCTCCAGTAGAGTAAATTGTTATTCCAAGTTCGTTAAACTTTTTTACTAAAGGTTCTAAACCGTCTTTGTGAAAAACAGAAATTAATGCTGATGTAGCTTTTTTTGTGGTACTCATTTTATGTGCTTATTGTTAAAAGATTGAATAAGGACACAAAAGTAATTTTTTTGCGATTAAGAACGGCAATGGTTTATCAACAAAAACACAAAGTTTTAAAGAATTTTAGCAACTTCTGCACATATAAACTCTAAAAAGTCTTCATCTTCTTTAGAAAAAGGATCTGGAGTGCCAGAATCTATGTCTATTTGCCCTACGTTTTCTCCATTAACAAAAATAGGAATTACTATTTCTGCTTTTACACTTATGCTGCAAGCAATATAATTGTCTTGTGCTTGTACATCCGGAACAACAAAATTTTCATTAGATACAGCAACTTGTCCGCAAATACCTTTTCCAAACGGTATAATTACATGGTCTGTTGGTTCGCCAACATAAGGGCCTAGCTTAAGTTCGTTTTTATCACCATTTTTAAAATAAAAACCTACCCAATTGTAATACGGTACGTTTTCTTCTAGTAGCTCGCAAATAGCCAAAAGAGTCTGGTCTTTATTGCCTTTGTTGTTTTCTATAATAGTTAAAACTGATGGTTTAAGCTCTTGTAACATTGTGATGTTCTATAATTTTTATGCAAAAATAAATCTTAATTTTTGAATTTGCATTATTATTTGTTTGAATAAAGTCGATGATGAATAACAAAACTAACTTAGTACACAACATTTAATACTACTTTGGCAACCAAAACTGTGCAAATAAAACTTTTTTAGCTACTTTTGATGTTGTAATGAAACAATTAGTACATAAAATAACAACTATAGCACTTGCATTATTAGTGCTGCTTTCTACGGTATCTTTTGCTGTAGAAAAACATTTTTGTTGTGGCGAGTTAGTTTCTGTGTCTGTATATCCAGAAGATTTTGGCTGTGGAGAAAGCGCTTTTTTAACCGTAAATAATATTACTGAAAATAATTGTTGTACGGGTATTTTAGAGGCAGTAAAGGGTCAGGATAGGTTAACTATTGCTTCAGACAAAAACGAAAAAGTAATAACAAAATATGTTATTACTTCCATTTCTTATTCAGCTCCTAGTACTGAAATTGTATTTCATCAAAAAGCTAGGTTTGTAAAGTATGTGCCGCCACTTTTGGTACAAGATGTGCAAGTAGCGCATCAGGTTTTTAGAATTTGATTTTTTTATTGGTTTATGTTTTACTACGCATATTGCTTCAATAGCAATTGTGAAGAGGGTTTATGTTGTGTAAACTTTAAAAATATGTTTCAATGATTAAAAATCAATTTTAAAAATGCAAAAAATAGTTTTTATTCTTCTTGTGTTGCCACTCTTTGTATTATCGCAAGGGCGTGTAACGGGTACAATATTTGAAGAAACAGCTAAAGGAGAAACACTGCCTTTAACAGGTGCAAATGTATATTGGCATAATACCAGTGTTGGTGTTATTACAGATATAGATGGTGGTTTTTCTATTCCATATAAAAAAGAATATTCTAAATTAATAATAAGTTATGTTGGTTTTAAGACCGATACACTTACTATTACTAAACCGGGTAAAATTACCCATAATCTGCAATCAACTAGTACATTAGATGAGGTTACAATTACCGCAAAAAAAGAAGCTACAACCAAATTGTATTTAAAAGCAGAGAATACAATGGTTGTTGGTAGTGATGAGTTGCTAAAGGCTGCTTGCTGTAACTTGTCTGAGAGTTTTGAAACTAACCCGTCTATAGATGTAAATTTTGCAGATGCAGTTTCTGGCACCAGGCAAATTAAAATGTTGGGTTTAACAAGTCCTTATATATTAATAGCTACAGAGAACATACCATCTGTACGTGGAGCATCACAAGCATATGGGTTAAGTTTTATACCTGGTACTTGGGTAGAAAGTATACAAATTACCAAAGGTATGGGTAGTGTAATAAATGGGTATGAGAGTATAGCAGGACAAATAAATGCTGAGCTTAAAAAACCTTTTGAGGATGATGCCTTGTTTGTAAATATTTACGGAGCAAGTAGTGAGCGTTTTGAAGTGAATACACACCTAAATACTAGAATAGGAGATAAGTGGAGTACGGGTTTGTATATACACGGTAATAGTCACGATAAAAAACATGATGTTAATAATGATGGGTTTATGGATATGCCTATCTACAACCAAATTAATATCATGAATAGGTGGCAGTATATAGATGTAGAAAAAGGATTTGCTACTTTTTTTAATTTTAAATATTTAAATGATGAAAAGCAAACAGGGGAGTTAAATTTTGATCCGGATACAGACAAGTTAACTACTAATGCTTGGGGGAGCGAAATTAATACAGAGCGAGCTGAGTTTTCTGCAAAGTTTGGTTATGTTAACCCAGAATTACCTTGGCAGGTTTTAGGAGCACAGTTTGCAGCAAGTAACCACAAACAAGACTCTTACTTTGGTTTAAACATATATGATATTGAGCATACCAGTGTGTATTCTAATGTAAATTACAACTCTATAATTGGGGACTCTAGACATAAAGTGAAAACTGGGATTAATTTTACGTATGATAAATATGATGAGTTAGTTTTGGAAGATAACTATGCGCGAATAGATAATTCTGTTGGTGGTTATTTTGAGTATGGTTATGATAATTTAGAGAAGCTAAATATAACAGCAGGTGTGCGTGTGGATAACCATAATAGGCTTGGTTTTTTTGTGACTCCACGAGTACATTTACGTTATTCTCCTTGGGAAAAATCAGCCCTAAGAGCTTCTTTTGGAAGAGGTAAGCGTACTGCTAATATTTTTGCAGAAAACCAGCGTATGTTTGCTACAGGTAGAACAATTAAGATTGATGATGATGGTGGTAATATATATGGTTTAGATCCAGAAATTGCTTGGAATTACGGAGTGTCTTTTTTGCAAGGCTTTAATTTGTTTGATAAAAAAGGTGATATTTCTGTAGATTTTTACAGAACAGATTTTGAGAATCAGATAGTTGTAGATTGGGAAAATCCACAAGAAGTTAGTTTTTATAATTTAGAAGGTGATAGTTATGCAAATAGTTTTCAGACAGAATTAAATTATGAGGTGTTTAGTAATTTTGATTTGCGAGTAGCTTATAAATTATATGATATAAAAACACAATACAAGTCTGCAAAGTTAGAAAGGTCTTTAACGCCAAAGCATAGGTTTTTTGCTAATGCATCATATAAAACAAAAGGACATGGTTTTATTAAAAAGTGGAAGTTTGATACTACTTTTAATTGGTTAGGTACGCAACGTTTTTCATCTACTTCTAGTAGTGCAGAAGAATATCAATTACCGGCTTACTCACCAAGAGTAGCTACTTTAAATGCGCAAATAACAAAAGTGTTTTCTTCTAAATTTGAAGTTTATGTAGGAGGTGAAAATATAACTAACGTTAGGCAAAATATGCCAATTGTAGGAGCTAATGATCCTTTTGGCTCTAATTTTGATACTACATTTGTATACGGGCCGGTTTTTGGAAGTATGTATTATGCAGGTTTGCGATTTAAATTAAATAAGTTTAAAAAATAAAATATAAAAATTATGAAAAAAATAGCTGTTATAGTAATGATGTTGTTTGCTTATGTTTCTTTTGGGCAAAATAAAAATGCAAAAGGAAGTTTAGAGGTAAATGGTGTTTGCCAAATGTGTAAAGACCGTATAGAAAAAGCTTGTATAAAAACCAAAGGTGTAAAAAGTGCTATTTGGAATGTAAAAACTCATGAGCTTAAAGTTATTTTTGACGAACGAAAAACTAACTTAGATTCTATAGAAAGTAGTGTTGCGGCTGTTGGTCATGATACTAAAAATTTAAAAGCTCCAGATGATGTATACAACAGCTTGCATGCGTGTTGTTTTTATAGGGATAAAGAAGTTCAAGATGATCATAAAGAGTAGTTGTAATACTCTAAAAAGCAAAACGCTCCAATGAAAATTGGAGCGTTTTTAGTATTCTTAAGTTTGTAAAAGATTACATCATACCTGGCATACCACCACCCATTGGAGGTGCAGCAGCTGGTGTATCTTCTTTAATATCTGTTAAAGCACACTCTGTAGTTAAGATCATACCAGAAACAGAAGCAGCATTTTCTAATGCAACTCTAGTTACTTTTTTAGGATCTATAATACCTGCTTTAAGCATATCTGTGTAAGTTTCTGATTTAGCGTCGTAACCAAAATCTCCTTTACCTTCAATAACTTTAGCAACAACAACAGAACCTTCTCCGCCAGCATTTTCTACAATTGTACGTAATGGAGCTTCTATAGCTCTAGCAACAATTTGTAAACCAGTTTCTTCGTCTGCATTTTCTGCTTTTATTTTAGATAAAACAGCCTTAGCTCTAACTAAAGCAACACCACCACCAGCAACAATACCTTCTTCTACGGCAGCTCTTGTAGCGTGTAATGCATCATCAACTCTATCTTTTTTCTCTTTCATCTCTACCTCAGAGGCAGCACCAACATAAAGTACAGCAACACCACCAGCTAATTTAGCTAAACGCTCCTGTAGTTTTTCTTTGTCGTAGTCAGATGTAGTAGTCTCTATCTGAGATTTGATCTGATTAACTCTTGTGCTTATTGTAGCAGCATCACCAGAACCATTTACTATTGTAGTGTTGTCTTTATCTATAGCAACTTTTTCACAAGTACCAAGCATATCTAAAGTAGCGCTTTCTAAAGAGAAGCCTCTTTCTTCAGAGATAACTGTACCGCCAGTTAAAATTGCAATATCTTCTAACATAGCTTTACGTCTGTCTCCAAAACCAGGAGCTTTAACTGCAGCAATTTTTAAAGATCCACGTAACTTGTTTACTACTAAAGTGGCTAAAGCTTCACCGTCTACATCTTCAGAGATAATTAATAAAGGCTTACCAGATTGAGCAACTGGCTCTAATACAGGTAAAAGATCTTTCATTGCAGATATTTTTTTATCAAACAATAAAATATAAGGGTTTTCTAATTCTGCAACCATCTTTTCAGAATCTGTTACAAAGTAAGGAGAAAGGTAACCTCTGTCAAACTGCATACCTTCTACAACATCTACATAAGTATCTGTTCCTTTAGCCTCTTCTACAGTAATAACGCCTTCTTTACCAACTTTGCCAAAAGCTTGTGCAATTAGTTCGCCAATAGTTTCGTCATTATTTGCAGAGATAGATGCAACTTGTTTAATTTTGTCTGAAGAATCACCAACTTTTTTAGATTGCTTAGCAAGGTCTTCTACAATAGCTTCAACAGCCTTGTCTATACCTCTTTTTAAATCCATTGGGTTTGCACCTGCAGCAACATTTTTAAGTCCTTCTTTTACTATAGATTGTGCTAAAACTGTAGCGGTAGTTGTACCATCACCAGCTAAATCATTAGTTTTAGAAGCAACTTCTTTAACCATTTGTGCCCCCATATTTTCTAAAGGATCTGCAAGCTCTATTTCTTTAGCTACAGATACACCATCTTTAGTTACGGTTGGTGCTCCAAAAGATTTGCTAATAATTACATTTCTTCCTTTAGGGCCTAATGTTACTTTTACTGCGTTAGCTAAAGCATCTACACCTCTTTTAAGGCCGTCTCTAGCTTCAATGTCAAATTTAATATCTTTTGCCATCTTTTATTATGTGTTTTTAAGTTTTGCTATTAGCTTTTGGCTAATAACATAAGTTTGATTATTAATTAAGAGCTAAGAGTCATTACAGACAAATAGCAAATAGCTATATTAGATAATAGCTAAAATGTCGCTTTCTCTCATCATTAAATAGTCAGAACCTTCTAACTTTAATTCTGTACCGGCATACTTACCGTAAAGTACAGTATCACCAATTTGTACAGTTATTTTCTCGTCTTTAGTTCCCGGGCCAACAGCAACTACTTTACCTTGTTGAGGTTTTTCTTTAGCAGTGTCTGGAATTATTAATCCAGAAGCCGTTTTAGTTTCTGCTGCCATCGGTTCAATTAGCACTCTATCTGCCAATGGTTTAATGTTAACTTTAGCCATATTTTATGATTTTTTAATATTAATTTTTCTGGTGTTATATAGGCAGAAATTGTGCCATAGCGTAAAACTGACAAGTTGTAAAACAAAAAATGCCAGCTTGTCATAAGCTGGCATTTTTAATATATTTTAAGGGTACGTTTTACTTAATGCTGTCCATTAAGTTAGTGTCTGTACCTTCAGGAGCAGCTGTATCTGTAGCAGCAGGAGCTTCTGTATTTGTTTCTTGTAATAATTTAGAATCTGAGTTAGTACCCTTACCAGGCAATGCAACGTTAGACATTAAAATTAGTATAACTAATAAAGCAGCTAAAGTCCAAGTACTTTTATCTAAAAAATCTCCAGTCTTTTTAACACCACCAACTACTTGGTTTCCACCGCCGCCAAAAGAAGAAGATAATCCGCCACCTTTTGGGTTTTGTACCATAATTACTAACATTAGTAAAAGCGATACTATAATAATAAGAACTAAAAATATTGTAAACGTACTCATCTGTTATATGTTTTCTTTTTGAATTTTTTCTACCGATTTTATTCGGTTTGCAAAGAAACTACTTTTTTCTGGATATTTCAAACTTAAAATCCTATAAGCTTGAATTGCTTTTTTGTATTTTTTTTGTTCTAAATATACCTTAGCAAGTGTTTCGGTCATTAACTCGTCTTTATTAAGTTTTACCGAACTAGAAATATCTACTTTAGTTTCTATATTTTTTGCAGGTTTAATTTTAGGGTTTGTCTTTATAAACTTGTCTATAAGGTCAAACTTTTTATTTTTTTTTTTGCTTTACTTCTTCAACAATTACTGGCTCCTCTTTTATTCCTTCTTCAATTTTATCCTCTTCATCATCTGGCTTAGGGGTGGTAAGTTGTAGCCATTGAGTAAAAGAATGTTTTTCTTTTTTTGTAAAGTTAAGAGGCTCACCAATATTTAGTTTTTCGCTTTCGGTTTTTTCTTCCTCTGGTTTTTCTGTCAGTAGAAGTTCTGTGGTTTCTTCTGTTCTGTTTTTTAGAGCATCTTCCTGAGCTTTAACTTCTAACTCATCAATATCATTAGGAGTTTCTAATTGTTCAACAGCAATAGCTTCTTCTTCTTCTTCTTCTTCTTCTTTGATTACCTCTTTAGTCTCAAAAAGGGCGTCATCTAAAATCTTTTCAGCATCATCTATGTTTTGTGGTAAAGGCTTGTCTTCACTTTCTTCTAACATATTTGGTGGAGATGCCACTTCTTCAGAAACTACATTTAGTTTTTTGAGATTAGCGTTTTCTCTAATCTCTTTAATTGTTGCAGTATTATTTAGAAATTCTGGAGACGTTATAAAATCGAATAAAACATCCCTGTTGGTAGTGTGTGCAGCCGTTACTTTTAAAGCGTTATTGTATTTAAAACTATTGGTGTTTTTAAGGCCTTTTAAATGAATAGCGTGCGCAGCCTGAAAATAAGGGTAGTCTGTGATAATCTCTTCTAGCTGGTTTATTTGAGCTACAGAGTTAATGCTTTCTGGTTGTTGTAATAAATGTGTAAAATCTGTTATTTTCATAAAACTACCAGTCTGCTAAAGATTTGCTAAAAATATCCTGTGTAATACGCTCAAAAATTTCAGCGTGTGCTTCAGCTTTTACAGAAGCCAATAAAGAGTTTGCAGGGTAATCATAAAAGAATGAAAAACGCTGTTCAAAGTCTGAGTCTTCTTTTGTTTTATTGTAAAAACGTACATTAACCGTCATAGTTAATCTGTTTTGTGCCGCTGTTTGTGCCGCTGTAGCTGTCATTGGAGAAATACGGTATTCTACAATTTCACCTTCGTATACTAAATCTCCGTTAGATGTAGTTAAACTTACGCTTGTTTGACTTCCTATTAAATCTTGTAAGGCATTTGTAAAATTCCTATCTAGTCCAGGTTCTACAGTAGAACCTGCACTTTGCGATGCGTAGTTTTGAAAAAAGTTTACCTGGAAAGATTTAGCATCACCAACGCTACCACCTGTAAAATTGTAACCAACACTTTTTAGTCCGCATGCTTGTACTGTGCAAACAATAATTAGTAAAGCAAGTATGTTTTTTATGTTTTTCATCTAGTTATAAATCAAACTGTTTTATTTTTCTATATAAAGTACGCTCAGAAATACCTAGCTCGGCAGCAGCAGCTTTTCTTTTTCCACGATTTCTTTCTAAAGATTTTTTAATAAGTTCTATTTCTTTGTCTTGTAAAGATAGGGTTTCTTCCTCTTCTATTTCTTCTGCAAAATGGTATTTATCATCTAGTGGTGTTACAGGAGATATAACCTCTTCTCTTTCTCTGCTAGGGTTGGGTAAGTGTAAAATTTCTGAAGGAGAACTTTCTGCCTCTTCATAGTCATCTTCTTCGTGGTCCCCGTATATTTTCTGAATTAAGTGCTCGTTTTCTTCTTGTACTTTTTCACTATCGTTATTTTTCATTAACTCTAGTGTTAGTTTTTTAAGATCGTTAAGATCTGCTTTCATATCAAAAAGAACTTTGTATAAAATTTCCCTTTCGTTGCTAAAGTCGCTCTCTTTTTTTTCTTGATTTACAACAGCAGGTAAATTTGTGTTACCACCGTTTGGTAAGTAAGAGTGTAGGGTAGCAGCAGAAATATTACGATCTGATTCTAAAACAGAAACTTGTTCGGCAACATTTCGTAATTGTCTAATGTTACCTGCCCAACGGTATTTTTGTAGTATTTGCACAGCATCATCAGATAAACGTATTGTAGGCATTTTGTATTTCTGACTAAAATCTGATGCAAATTTTCTAAACAATAAGTGAATGTCTTCTAAACGCTCGCGCAAAGGCGGTAGATTTATTTCTACAGTACTTAGTCTGTAATACAAGTCTTCTCTAAATCTATTTTTTTTAATGGCTTCAAACATATTTACGTTTGTTGCGGCAACAATACGTACATTGGTTTTTTGCGTTTGTGAAGAACCTACTTTTAAAAATTCACCATTTTCTAGCACACGTAACAGGCGTACTTGTGTTGTTAAAGGTAGTTCACCAACTTCATCTAAAAAAATGGTACCACCATCTGCAACCTCAAAATACCCTTTACGGGTTGTTGTAGCACCTGTAAAAGCACCTTTTTCATGACCAAAAAGTTCACTGTCTATTGTGCCTTCTGGTATGGCGCCACAATTAACAGCAATATATTTTGCGTGTTTTCTGTGTGATAATGAGTGTATTATTTTGGGAATAGCTTCTTTACCAACACCACTTTCACCGGTAACTAATACAGAGATATCTGTAGGGGCAACTTGTATTGCTTTTTCTATGGCTCTATTAAGTTGTACATCGTTTCCAATGATCTCAAACCTTTGTTTTATTGCTTGTATAGATTCCATTTTGTTATTTTTTTACAATACTACCTAAAAGGGTTCCTGTGGTGCAATCTTCAATTTTTACGCTTATAAATTGTCCTACTTGACTAATGCCATCTTTTGGAAAAACAACAACAGCATTTTGGGAGTTCCTACCCATCCAATGTTCTGTAGATCTTTTAGATTCGCCTTCAATTAAAACTTCATCAATTTTACCTAAACGTTGCTGTAACCTGTAGCCAGAGTGTTGCCTTTGTAATGCTATAATTTCTGCAAGCCTCCTTTTTTTGTCCGCTTCTGGCACGTCATCTTCTAATTTACGAGCGGCCATAGTTCCTGGTCTTTCAGAGTAAGAATACATATAACCAAAGTCATACTTTACATATTCTAGTAAAGAAAGAGTGTCCTTGTGGTCGTCTTCGGTTTCTGTTGGGAAACCAGCAATCATATCCTGAGAAATAGCACAATCAGGAATAATTTTTCTAATGTTGTCTATTAAGGTAAAATATTCTTCTCTTGTGTGTAAGCGGTTCATAGCTTTTAAAA containing:
- the purH gene encoding bifunctional phosphoribosylaminoimidazolecarboxamide formyltransferase/IMP cyclohydrolase — its product is MSTTKKATSALISVFHKDGLEPLVKKFNELGITIYSTGGTEKFIKDLGINVIPVEDVTSYPSILGGRVKTLHPKVFGGILNRQENENDQAQLTEFDIPQLDIVIVDLYPFEKTVASGAPEQDIIEKIDIGGISLIRAAAKNFKDVLCVSSMEDYSEVLDIITTGNGTTTLEDRKRFAAKSFNVSSHYDTAIFNYFNKEQEETVLKISETNGKALRYGENPHQKGFFYGDFEAMFNKLHGKELSYNNLLDVDAAVNLMGEFKNDEPTFAILKHNNACGLASRETLHQAYVDALAGDPVSAFGGVLISNKEIDLATAEEIHKLFCEVVIAPSFAADALEVLKGKKNRIILVQNDVTLPETLVRTCLNGVLVQDKDHKTDTVADLQNATDTKPTAEEIEDLIFASKLCKHTKSNTIVLAKGKQLCASGTGQTSRVDALNQAIHKAKSFNFDLNGAVMASDAFFPFPDCVEIAGTNGITSVIQPGGSIKDQLSVDYCNENKISMVMTGTRHFKH
- a CDS encoding GAF domain-containing protein is translated as MLQELKPSVLTIIENNKGNKDQTLLAICELLEENVPYYNWVGFYFKNGDKNELKLGPYVGEPTDHVIIPFGKGICGQVAVSNENFVVPDVQAQDNYIACSISVKAEIVIPIFVNGENVGQIDIDSGTPDPFSKEDEDFLEFICAEVAKIL
- the groL gene encoding chaperonin GroEL (60 kDa chaperone family; promotes refolding of misfolded polypeptides especially under stressful conditions; forms two stacked rings of heptamers to form a barrel-shaped 14mer; ends can be capped by GroES; misfolded proteins enter the barrel where they are refolded when GroES binds), which translates into the protein MAKDIKFDIEARDGLKRGVDALANAVKVTLGPKGRNVIISKSFGAPTVTKDGVSVAKEIELADPLENMGAQMVKEVASKTNDLAGDGTTTATVLAQSIVKEGLKNVAAGANPMDLKRGIDKAVEAIVEDLAKQSKKVGDSSDKIKQVASISANNDETIGELIAQAFGKVGKEGVITVEEAKGTDTYVDVVEGMQFDRGYLSPYFVTDSEKMVAELENPYILLFDKKISAMKDLLPVLEPVAQSGKPLLIISEDVDGEALATLVVNKLRGSLKIAAVKAPGFGDRRKAMLEDIAILTGGTVISEERGFSLESATLDMLGTCEKVAIDKDNTTIVNGSGDAATISTRVNQIKSQIETTTSDYDKEKLQERLAKLAGGVAVLYVGAASEVEMKEKKDRVDDALHATRAAVEEGIVAGGGVALVRAKAVLSKIKAENADEETGLQIVARAIEAPLRTIVENAGGEGSVVVAKVIEGKGDFGYDAKSETYTDMLKAGIIDPKKVTRVALENAASVSGMILTTECALTDIKEDTPAAAPPMGGGMPGMM
- a CDS encoding sigma-54 interaction domain-containing protein; this translates as MESIQAIKQRFEIIGNDVQLNRAIEKAIQVAPTDISVLVTGESGVGKEAIPKIIHSLSHRKHAKYIAVNCGAIPEGTIDSELFGHEKGAFTGATTTRKGYFEVADGGTIFLDEVGELPLTTQVRLLRVLENGEFLKVGSSQTQKTNVRIVAATNVNMFEAIKKNRFREDLYYRLSTVEINLPPLRERLEDIHLLFRKFASDFSQKYKMPTIRLSDDAVQILQKYRWAGNIRQLRNVAEQVSVLESDRNISAATLHSYLPNGGNTNLPAVVNQEKKESDFSNEREILYKVLFDMKADLNDLKKLTLELMKNNDSEKVQEENEHLIQKIYGDHEEDDYEEAESSPSEILHLPNPSREREEVISPVTPLDDKYHFAEEIEEEETLSLQDKEIELIKKSLERNRGKRKAAAAELGISERTLYRKIKQFDL
- a CDS encoding HYC_CC_PP family protein, which gives rise to MKQLVHKITTIALALLVLLSTVSFAVEKHFCCGELVSVSVYPEDFGCGESAFLTVNNITENNCCTGILEAVKGQDRLTIASDKNEKVITKYVITSISYSAPSTEIVFHQKARFVKYVPPLLVQDVQVAHQVFRI
- a CDS encoding co-chaperone GroES, encoding MAKVNIKPLADRVLIEPMAAETKTASGLIIPDTAKEKPQQGKVVAVGPGTKDEKITVQIGDTVLYGKYAGTELKLEGSDYLMMRESDILAII
- a CDS encoding LptE family protein, coding for MKNIKNILALLIIVCTVQACGLKSVGYNFTGGSVGDAKSFQVNFFQNYASQSAGSTVEPGLDRNFTNALQDLIGSQTSVSLTTSNGDLVYEGEIVEYRISPMTATAAQTAAQNRLTMTVNVRFYNKTKEDSDFEQRFSFFYDYPANSLLASVKAEAHAEIFERITQDIFSKSLADW
- a CDS encoding heavy-metal-associated domain-containing protein is translated as MKKIAVIVMMLFAYVSFGQNKNAKGSLEVNGVCQMCKDRIEKACIKTKGVKSAIWNVKTHELKVIFDERKTNLDSIESSVAAVGHDTKNLKAPDDVYNSLHACCFYRDKEVQDDHKE
- the secG gene encoding preprotein translocase subunit SecG; protein product: MSTFTIFLVLIIIVSLLLMLVIMVQNPKGGGLSSSFGGGGNQVVGGVKKTGDFLDKSTWTLAALLVILILMSNVALPGKGTNSDSKLLQETNTEAPAATDTAAPEGTDTNLMDSIK
- a CDS encoding TonB-dependent receptor plug domain-containing protein produces the protein MQKIVFILLVLPLFVLSQGRVTGTIFEETAKGETLPLTGANVYWHNTSVGVITDIDGGFSIPYKKEYSKLIISYVGFKTDTLTITKPGKITHNLQSTSTLDEVTITAKKEATTKLYLKAENTMVVGSDELLKAACCNLSESFETNPSIDVNFADAVSGTRQIKMLGLTSPYILIATENIPSVRGASQAYGLSFIPGTWVESIQITKGMGSVINGYESIAGQINAELKKPFEDDALFVNIYGASSERFEVNTHLNTRIGDKWSTGLYIHGNSHDKKHDVNNDGFMDMPIYNQINIMNRWQYIDVEKGFATFFNFKYLNDEKQTGELNFDPDTDKLTTNAWGSEINTERAEFSAKFGYVNPELPWQVLGAQFAASNHKQDSYFGLNIYDIEHTSVYSNVNYNSIIGDSRHKVKTGINFTYDKYDELVLEDNYARIDNSVGGYFEYGYDNLEKLNITAGVRVDNHNRLGFFVTPRVHLRYSPWEKSALRASFGRGKRTANIFAENQRMFATGRTIKIDDDGGNIYGLDPEIAWNYGVSFLQGFNLFDKKGDISVDFYRTDFENQIVVDWENPQEVSFYNLEGDSYANSFQTELNYEVFSNFDLRVAYKLYDIKTQYKSAKLERSLTPKHRFFANASYKTKGHGFIKKWKFDTTFNWLGTQRFSSTSSSAEEYQLPAYSPRVATLNAQITKVFSSKFEVYVGGENITNVRQNMPIVGANDPFGSNFDTTFVYGPVFGSMYYAGLRFKLNKFKK